Proteins from a single region of Carassius gibelio isolate Cgi1373 ecotype wild population from Czech Republic chromosome B15, carGib1.2-hapl.c, whole genome shotgun sequence:
- the LOC127972855 gene encoding olfactory receptor 1M1-like, with protein sequence MNSVNASLSQNISIVRPQYFFIIGLSGIPNSSYFYIFLFLIYFITMIANSIVILLITLERSLHSPKYIGVFNLALADIGETNALIPNMMKTFLFDSQYISYNACLANMFFVFFFSSLQSVTLVVLAYDRFIAICLPLRYHVIVNNTTMFLVFPAIWAFNSSLVALMVSLITRISFCESTVIQSYFCDHGPVYRLACNDYNINKSVGFVITSSFLIAPMIIIFLSYLSIFLALSKITTWERRLKALKTCVSHLLLVGIYFFPICFTYLAQLLLSLTPNARVISTSLAYVVPPMLNPIIYVLNTAEIKNLLRKMLSNKSASIRENISK encoded by the coding sequence atgaattctgTAAATGCAAGTTTATCCCAGAATATTTCCATTGTCCGTCCTCAATACTTTTTCATCATTGGACTTTCAGGTATACCAAACAGCAGTTATTTCTATATattcttatttcttatttattttattactatgaTTGCAAACTCTATAGTCATTCTCCTTATAACTCTTGAACGAAGTCTGCACAGTCCGAAGTACATTGGTGTGTTTAACTTGGCCTTGGCTGATATTGGTGAAACTAATGCACTGATTCCTAACATGATGAAGACTTTTCTCTTTGACTCACAGTACATCTCCTACAATGCTTGTTTGGCTAACATGTTTTTTGTGTTCTTCTTTAGTAGTTTGCAAAGTGTCACTCTTGTTGTTCTGGCATATGATCGCTTCATTGCAATCTGTTTGCCATTAAGATATCATGTCATAGTGAACAATACTACTATGTTTTTAGTTTTCCCTGCAATATGGGCATTTAATTCTTCTTTGGTGGCCTTGATGGTGTCTTTGATCACTCGAATTTCATTCTGTGAATCCACTGTGATACAGAGTTATTTTTGTGATCATGGACCAGTGTATAGATTGGCATGTAATGACTATAACATAAATAAGTCAGTGGGATTTGTCATCACATCTTCATTCCTTATTGCACCAATGATCATTATTTTCCTGTCATATCTGAGCATTTTTCTTGCTTTAAGCAAAATTACAACTTGGGAAAGACGTTTGAAAGCTCTGAAGACCTGTGTTTCTCACCTGTTATTAGTAGGAATATATTTCTTCCCCATATGCTTCACATACCTTGCCCAGCTCTTGCTTTCTCTCACACCCAATGCAAGAGTCATCAGTACATCTCTGGCATATGTTGTTCCACCAATGCTAAATcctattatttatgttttaaacacAGCTGAAATCAAAAACTTATTAAGGAAAATGCTTAGCAACAAATCTGCATCAATTagagaaaacatttcaaaatga
- the LOC127972862 gene encoding olfactory receptor 1N1-like gives MQSYMKIAQNIKHKTTMSSLNVSFYQNISVVRPGYFFITGLSGIPSSNYYYIFLFITYFITIIGNSIVLLIIALERSLHSPKYIGVFNLALADIGETNALIPNMMKTFLFDSQYISYNACLVNMFFVFLFSSIQSVTLVVLAYDRFIAICLPLRYHVLVNNTSMVLVFSAVWAFNSSIVALMVSLITRLSFCDSNVIQSYFCDHGPVYRLACNDNNINKFMAFLITGLYLVAPLVTIVLSYLGIFFALIKITTWQGRLKALKTCVSHLLVVGIYFLPLFCTYFAQLLLSLAPNARVISTSLAYAIPPMLNPIIYVLNTAEIKYIVKKCFKNRSAPSRENLSK, from the exons ATGCAAAGTTACATGAAG ATTGCTCAAAACATCAAACACAAAACTACAATGAGTTctttaaatgtaagtttttacCAGAATATCTCCGTTGTTCGTCCTGGATACTTTTTCATCACTGGACTTTCAGGCATACCAAGCAGCAATTATTActatatattcttatttattacatatttcatTACTATAATTGGGAACTCTATAGTGCTTCTCATTATTGCTCTTGAACGAAGTCTGCACAGTCCGAAGTACATTGGTGTGTTTAACTTGGCCTTGGCTGATATTGGGGAAACGAATGCACTGATTCCTAACATGATGAAGACTTTTCTCTTTGACTCACAGTACATCTCATACAATGCTTGTTTGGTGAACatgttttttgtgtttcttttcagTTCTATTCAAAGTGTCACTCTTGTAGTTCTGGCATATGATCGCTTCATTGCAATCTGTTTGCCATTAAGATATCATGTTCTTGTAAACAATACAAgtatggttttagttttctcaGCAGTTTGGGCATTTAATTCTTCTATTGTGGCCTTGATGGTGTCTTTGATCACCCGACTTTCATTCTGTGACTCTAATGTGATACAGAGTTATTTTTGTGATCATGGACCAGTGTATAGGTTGGCATGTAATGACAATAACATTAATAAGTTCATGGCATTTCTTATCACAGGTTTATACCTTGTAGCACCATTGGTCACAATAGTCCTGTCATATCTAGGCATTTTTTTCGCTTTAATCAAAATTACAACTTGGCAAGGACGTTTAAAAGCTCTAAAGACCTGTGTCTCTCATCTGTTGGTAGTAGGGATATATTTCCTTCCCTTATTCTGTACGTACTTTGCGCAGCTCTTGCTTTCTCTAGCCCCCAATGCAAGGGTCATCAGTACATCTCTGGCATATGCTATTCCGCCAATGCTAAATCCCATCATTTATGTTTTAAACACAGCTGAAATCAAATACatagttaaaaaatgttttaaaaacagatCTGCACCAAGTAGAGAGAACCTTTCTAAATGA